One genomic window of Spartobacteria bacterium includes the following:
- a CDS encoding DUF86 domain-containing protein: MTDVLAVKTDALLRCLRRIESKLPLSITKLEEDFDVQDIIVLNLERAVQQSVDIAMHLLAQSGQRVPETMRDSFDALFKQGHITSETAEKMKHAVGFRNVAVHTYQQINWDIVHSVIHHHLNDFRDFLKEISPVVRP, from the coding sequence TGCTCGCTGTGAAAACTGATGCGTTATTGCGTTGTTTGCGTCGCATCGAAAGCAAGCTGCCATTGAGTATCACGAAGCTGGAAGAAGATTTTGATGTGCAGGATATCATTGTGCTGAATCTTGAACGTGCTGTGCAGCAGTCCGTAGATATTGCTATGCACCTGCTTGCCCAATCAGGACAACGAGTTCCAGAGACCATGAGGGACTCCTTTGACGCATTGTTCAAACAGGGGCATATTACTTCAGAAACGGCGGAGAAAATGAAGCATGCCGTTGGATTTCGAAATGTTGCGGTGCATACCTATCAGCAAATTAATTGGGATATCGTTCACAGCGTCATTCATCATCACCTGAATGATTTTCGTGATTTCCTGAAAGAAATCAGCCCCG